A genomic segment from Glycine soja cultivar W05 chromosome 18, ASM419377v2, whole genome shotgun sequence encodes:
- the LOC114395948 gene encoding probable phosphopantothenoylcysteine decarboxylase — protein MDCSDPASKKAKAEAGCAITRKPRILLGACGSVGAVKFGHVCRCFAEWAEVRAVVTKSSLCFIDEQTFPKDVVVFCDKHEWLTWKKLGDPVMHIELLRWAEIMVIAPLSANTLGKIAGGLCDNLLTCIVRAWDYSKPLFVAPSMNSIVWRNPFTERHCTEIDELGITLIPPVTHTTASGDFEHGAMAEPSTISSTVRVFYVLKMQKK, from the exons ATGGATTGCTCTGATCCAGCAAGTAAAAAGGCAAAAGCTGAGGCAGGGTGTGCTATTACAAGGAAGCCTCGGATTCTACTTGGTGCTTGTGGAAGTGTTGGTGCTGTGAAATTTGGGCATGTTTGTCGTTGTTTTGCAGAATGGGCAGAAGTAAGGGCGGTGGTCACAAAATCATCCTTGTGTTTTATTGATGAACAAACATTTCCCAAGGATGTTGTTgtattttgtgataagcatgAGTGGCTTACATGGAAAAAGCTAGGTGATCCTGTGATGCATATTGAGCTTCTTAGATGGGCTGAAATAATGGTCATTGCTCCATTGTCAGCAAATACTCTTGGCAAG ATAGCTGGAGGGTTGTGTGACAATCTTCTGACATGTATTGTGAGAGCATGGGACTACAGCAAGCCACTGTTTGTTGCACCATCCATGAACTCTATTGTATGGAGAAACCCTTTCACCGAACGGCATTGCACCGAGATTGATGAGCTTGGCATCACTCTCATCCCTCCTGTTACACATACAACAGCTAGTGGGGATTTTGAGCATGGCGCAATGGCTGAACCTTCAACCATTTCCTCGACTGTGAGAGTTTTTTATGTGTTAAAGATGCAGAAAAAGTAG